One genomic segment of Erythrolamprus reginae isolate rEryReg1 chromosome 2, rEryReg1.hap1, whole genome shotgun sequence includes these proteins:
- the GCNT4 gene encoding beta-1,3-galactosyl-O-glycosyl-glycoprotein beta-1,6-N-acetylglucosaminyltransferase 4 codes for MKKLKWFCVRWYISILVLIIVLLLLLKADWILFFHKDTYFVEPFLSTSSFVKNKYSHVKTHDQYKINCSSIYNQDPMEIGKSLEIKRKKIIDLEDEDVIAMTSNCQEYRTIREYHLKAVSPEEEDFPLAYSLVVHKDAIMVERLIHTIYSSHNVYCIHYDQKSSNAFKQALENLAKCFSNIFIASQLEVVEYAYFSRLQADLNCLFDLLKSAVPWKYVINLCGQDFPLKSNFQLVYELKRLNGGNMLETIRPSSIKKERFTYHHELEKRFYESMKRPMKTKISKNPPPHNIEIFVGSAYFVLCRAFVQYILGNSQVQDFLEWSKDTYSPDEHFWATLVRIPGVPGQISREAEDITDLQSKTRLVKWYYSENSLYPPCTGIHIRSVCIYGAAELRWLLNHGHWFANKIDSKVDPVLIKCLAEKIAEQQKQWVGLASEKPAVHKILTGVS; via the coding sequence ATGAAGAAACTCAAATGGTTCTGCGTACGATGGTATATTTCAATACTGGTTTTAATAATTGTGCTGCTCTTGCTGCTCAAAGCCGATTGGATTTTATTCTTTCACAAAGATACGTACTTTGTAGAACCATTTTTAAGTACCTCATCATTTGTGAAAAACAAGTACAGCCATGTAAAAACACACGATCAATATAAAATTAATTGTTCCTCCATCTATAATCAAGATCCCATGGAGATTGGAAAGTCTTtagagataaagagaaaaaaaattattgatttaGAAGATGAAGATGTTATAGCAATGACCAGTAACTGCCAAGAATACCGAACAATTAGAGAATATCATCTAAAGGCCGTTTCTCCAGAAGAGGAAGATTTCCCTTTAGCTTATTCTCTGGTTGTTCACAAAGATGCCATAATGGTTGAGCGACTCATTCATACAATTTATAGTAGTCACAATGTCTACTGTATTCATTACGATCAAAAGTCCTCCAACGCTTTCAAACAGGCTTTGGAGAATTTGGCCAAATGTTTCTCTAATATATTCATTGCATCCCAATTGGAAGTGGTTGAGTATGCCTATTTTTCAAGGCTGCAGGCAGACTTGaattgtttatttgatttattgaaATCTGCAGTTCCATGGAAGTATGTGATTAATTTGTGTGGCCAAGATTTTCCCTTGAAATCAAACTTTCAGCTGGTATATGAGCTTAAAAGACTTAATGGAGGTAATATGTTGGAGACTATCAGACCGAGcagtattaaaaaagaaagattcaCCTATCACCATGAACTTGAAAAAAGGTTTTATGAATCTATGAAGAGGCCTATGAAAACTAAGATTTCAAAGAATCCACCTCCACACAATATTGAAATTTTTGTAGGCAGTGCTTACTTTGTTTTGTGTCGAGCTTTTGTACAATATATTCTTGGCAATTCCcaagttcaagattttttggaatGGTCAAAGGATACTTATTCACCGGATGAACATTTCTGGGCAACTCTTGTTCGTATACCTGGGGTACCTGGACAGATTTCAAGAGAAGCTGAAGATATCACAGATCTTCAGAGCAAAACCCGCTTAGTAAAATGGTACTACAGTGAGAACTCTCTCTATCCTCCCTGCACTGGTATACATATTCGCAGTGTGTGCATCTATGGAGCTGCAGAACTAAGATGGCTCCTCAACCACGGGCATTGGTTTGCCAACAAAATTGACTCAAAAGTGGACCctgttttaataaaatgtttgGCAGAAAAGATTGCAGAACAGCAAAAGCAATGGGTTGGTTTAGCTTCTGAAAAACCTGCTGTGCACAAAATACTTACAGGTGTCTCCTAA